One region of Glycine max cultivar Williams 82 chromosome 9, Glycine_max_v4.0, whole genome shotgun sequence genomic DNA includes:
- the LOC100798789 gene encoding mediator of RNA polymerase II transcription subunit 23 → MDQSQNQRPATSTTTPSRSFQFHPLRVPIFDLFNLYLGLGRNSRQKPDDSLRDPPNKTQKRVHALNRELPPPNEQFILDFEQLQSQCADQDQLRSVTEAILISLVVQCSGHGPRADFLLFVLRSLCGIGCINWDSLLPSLLSSVSSAELPVGQLSQAVPTVSSSSLSQTGMLPPPSTIANSSNFQSSNPASPLTSVHTIGSPAQSTMEPLSCAAMSPVKSSDISSAGQQSKLRGSPSVRTNDISNSSLRQLCCKIILTGLEFSLKPVTYAEIFNYMLNWLVNWDQRQQGIDESDVIKSWRPDKAVIAWLHSCLDVIWLLVDEGKCRVPFYELLRSDLQFIENIPDDEALFTLILEIHRRRDMMAMHMQMLDQHLHCPTFGTHRILNQTIPNVSGEAVAHLRLSPITYLSVLGEPLHGEDIASSIQKGSLDWERAVRCIRHALRTTPSPDWWRRVLVLAPCYRNSSQGPTAGAVFSSEMICEATIDRIVELLKMTNSEINCWQDWLVFSDIFYFLIKSGCIDFVDFVDKLVSRLTEGDHHILKTNHVTWLLAQIIRIELVMNALNSDPRKVETTRKILSFHREDRSSDPNNPQSILLDFVSSCQNLRIWSLNSSTREYLNNEQLQKGKQIDEWWRQASKGERMMDYMNMDERSIGMFWVVTYTMAQPACETVMNWLNSAGVADLLPGANLQQAERLMATREVSPLPMSLLSGFSINLCVKLSYQMEDSLFSGQVIPSIAMVETYTRLLLLAPHSLFRSHFNHLVQRNPSLLSKPGVTLLVLEILNYRLLPLYRYQGKSKALMYDVTKIISAIKGKRGDHRVFRLAENLCLNLIFSLRDFFLVKREGKGPTEFTETLNRVTVITLAILIKTRGIADAEHLLYLQNMLEQIMATSHHTWSEKTLHHFPSVLREALSGQTDKRSLAIQTWQQAETTVIHQCTQLLSPSADPSYVMTYISHSFPQHRQYLCAGALILMHGHAENINSGNLGRVLREFSPEEVTSNIYTMVDVLLHHMQIELQQGHSSQDLMLKACASIAFFVWTNELLPLDILLLALIDRDDDPHALRMVISLLDRPELQQRVKHFCMTRGHPEHWLYSGIFKRVELQKALGNHLAWKDRYPVFFDDIAARLLPVIPLIIYRLIENDAMDTAERLLAMYSPLLAYYPLRFTFVRDILAYFYGHLPGKLIVRILNVLDISKIPFSESFPQQISLTNPVMCPPLDYFTTLLLGIVNNVIPPLHNNSKSGSMGDASSNTLRTAQSKPPAVSQSGSANASEGQKAFYQIQDPGTYTQLVLETAVIEILSLPISASQIVQSLVQIVVNIQPTLIQSSNALHGGSNSVGQGSVLPTSPSGGSTDSLGASRSTPSVSGINTSNFASRSGYTCQQLSCLLIQACGLLLAQLPSDFHSQLYLETTRIIKENWWLKDGTRSLGEIDSAVGYALLDPTWAAQDNTSTAIGNVVALLHSFFSNLPQEWLEGTNVIIKQLRPVTSVAMLRIAFRVMGPLLPKLANAHALFNKTLSSLLTILVDVFGKNSQTSIAVDASDIADIIDFLHHVVHYEGQGGPVQASSKPRPEVLALIGRASESLRPDIQHLLSHLNPDVNSSVYAAFHPKLAQNPT, encoded by the exons ATGGATCAATCACAGAATCAGAGACCAGCGACATCAACAACCACACCCTCGCGCTCTTTCCAGTTCCACCCCCTTCGTGTCCCCATTTTCGATCTCTTCAACCTCTACTTAGGACTCGGc CGAAACAGTCGCCAGAAACCCGATGACTCACTTCGCGACCCACC GAACAAGACGCAGAAACGCGTACACGCCCTGAATCGGGAGCTTCCTCCACCAAATGAGCAGTTCATTCTGGATTTTGAGCAACTCCAGAGCCAGTGTGCT GACCAGGATCAATTACGTTCTGTTACAGAAGCGATTCTTATATCGCTAGTAGTGCAGTGTAGTGGCCATGGACCAAGGGCagactttcttctttttgttttacgGAGCTTATGTGGTATTGGATGCATTAACTGGGACTCCCTTCTGCCGTCCCTTCTTTCATCAGTTTCTTCTGCAGAATTGCCTGTTGGTCAACTAAGTCAAGCAGTGCCAACTGTTTCCTCATCGAGCTTATCACAGACAGGAATGCTGCCACCACCAAGCACGATTGCTAATTCTTCAAATTTTCAGTCTTCAAATCCTGCGTCTCCTTTGACCTCTGTTCATACTATTGGCTCGCCTGCGCAGTCAACGATGGAACCATTATCTTGTGCAGCTATGTCTCCTGTCAAATCATCTGATATTTCCTCTGCTGGACAACAATCTAAACTTAGAGGCAGTCCATCTGTTAGAACTAATGATATCAGTAATAGTAGCCTTCGTCAGCTATGTTGCAAGATTATTTTAACTGGTCTTGAGTTCAGTTTAAAACCAGTTACTTATGCTGAAATCTTCAACTATATGCTGAATTGGCTGGTGAATTGGGACCAGAGGCAACAGGGAATTGATGAATCAGATGTAATAAAATCATGGAGGCCTGACAAGGCTGTAATTGCATGGCTACACAGTTGTTTGGATGTGATTTGGCTTTTAGTTGATGAGGGAAAATGTCGGGTGCCCTTTTATGAATTATTACGTAGTGATTTGCAATTCATAGAGAATATTCCTGATGATGAAGCATTGTTCACACTTATCTTGGAGATCCATAGGAGACGAGATATGATGGCTATGCACATGCAAATGTTAGACCAGCATCTTCATTGCCCTACATTTGGGACTCATCGGATCCTGAATCAGACTATACCTAATGTTTCAGGTGAAGCAGTAGCACACCTGCGACTATCACCAATTACATATTTAAGTGTACTTGGAGAACCATTGCATGGAGAG GATATTGCATCCTCTATTCAGAAGGGAAGTTTGGACTGGGAGAGAGCTGTACGTTGCATAAGGCATGCTCTCCGTACTACACCATCACCTGATTGGTGGAGACGTGTGCTGGTACTGGCTCCTTGCTATAGGAATTCATCTCAAGGGCCTACTGCTGGTGCTGTTTTTTCTTCAGAGATGATTTGTGAGGCAACTATTGATAGAATTGTTGAACTATTGAAAATGACAAATTCAG AGATAAATTGCTGGCAGGATTGGTTGGTCTTCtctgatattttctattttcttattaaaagtgGGTgcattgattttgttgattttgtggACAAGCTGGTTTCACGTCTTACCGAGGGTGATCATCATATACTCAAAACAAATCATGTGACTTGGTTGCTTGCACAGATAATTCGAATTGAGTTGGTCATGAATGCTTTGAATTCTGATCCTAGAAAG GTGGAGACAACCAGAAAGATTTTATCATTCCATAGAGAAGACAGAAGTTCGGATCCTAATAATCCTCAAAGTATCTTGCTTGATTTTGTAAGCAGTTGTCAAAATTTACGTATTTGGTCACTGAACTCATCAACCAGAGAATATCTGAACAATGAACAGCTTcagaaaggaaaacaaatagATGAATGGTGGAGACAAGCGAGCAAAG GGGAAAGAATGATGGATTATATGAATATGGATGAACGCTCAATAGGGATGTTTTGGGTTGTGACCTACACAATGGCACAACCTGCTTGTGAAACAGTAATGAATTGGTTAAATTCTGCTGGAGTTGCTGACTTACTACCAGGAGCAAATTTACAACAAGCTGAGAGATTAATGGCTACACGAGAAGTCAGCCCACTGCCCATGTCATTGTTATCTGGATTTTCAATAAACTTATGTGTGAAGCTGTCTTATCAAATGGAAGATTCTCTATTTTCTGGGCAG GTTATACCCAGCATTGCAATGGTTGAAACTTATACTAGATTGTTGCTCTTAGCACCTCATTCACTCTTTCGTTCGCATTTCAAT CATTTGGTGCAAAGAAATCCTTCTTTGTTGAGCAAACCTGGGGTAACACTTTTAGTGCTTGAGATATTGAACTACCGACTACTTCCACTTTACAG GTACCAGGGAAAAAGCAAAGCCCTGATGTATGATGTGACAAAGATTATTTCGGCTATAAAAGGAAAACGAGGAGATCATCGAGTATTCAGATTAGCTGAAAATCTGTGCCTGAATCTTATTTTCTCGTTGAGAGATTTCTTTTTGGTTAAAAGGGAAGGGAAG GGCCCAACAGAATTTACTGAAACTCTGAATCGAGTGACTGTTATAACACTTGCAATCCTTATTAAAACTCGTGGGATTGCTGATGCTGAACACCTGCTTTATCTCCAAAATATGTTGGAACAAATAATGGCTACTAGCCATCATACATGGTCAGAAAAAACACTACATCACTTCCCTTCTGTTCTGCGTGAAGCATTGAGTGGTCAAACTGATAAAAGGAGCCTTGCAATACAAACGTGGCAGCAG GCAGAAACCACTGTAATACACCAGTGCACCCAGCTTCTTTCACCATCAGCTGATCCTAGTTATGTTATGACCTATATCAGTCATAGTTTCCCTCAGCATCGACAATATCTATGTGCTGGTGCATTGATATTAATGCATGGCCATGCAGAAAACATTAACAGTGGAAACCTG GGACGTGTCCTGCGGGAATTCTCTCCTGAAGAGGTGACGTCTAACATTTACACAATGGTGGATGTTCTGCTTCATCATATGCAGATAGAGCTTCAACAAGGACACTCTTCACAG GACCTTATGTTAAAAGCTTGTGCAAGCATTGCCTTTTTTGTTTGGACAAATGAGTTACTTCCTTTGGATATCTTGCTCTTGGCCCTTATTGACCGCGATGATGATCCACATGCTTTGCGTATGGTG ATTAGTCTACTTGATAGGCCAGAGCTTCAGCAAAGAGTAAAACACTTTTGTATGACTCGTGGGCACCCTGAACATTGGCTTTACTCAGGAATATTCAAGCGGGTTGAGCTACAAAAGGCTCTTGGAAATCACCTTGCATGGAAAGATAG GTATCCCGTGTTCTTTGACGATATAGCGGCACGATTACTTCCAGTCATCCCCTTGATTATTTATAGACTTATTGAAAATGATGCAATGGATACAGCAGAAAGACTGTTGGCCATGTATTCTCCATTGCTTGCTTATTACCCTCTAAGATTTACATTTGTTCGTGATATACTTGCATATTTCTATGGTCATCTTCCTGGAAAGCTCATTGTTCGAATCCTCAATGTACTTGACATCAGTAAG ATTCCCTTTTCAGAGTCATTCCCGCAACAAATAAGTTTGACGAATCCTGTCATGTGTCCTCCTCTGGATTATTTTACGACTCTGTTACTGGGAATAGTAAACAATGTTATTCCTCCATTACATAACAATTCAAAATCTGGATCTATGGGAGATGCGTCAAGCAATACACTTCGAACTGCACAAAGCAAGCCTCCAGCAGTATCTCAGTCTGGGTCAGCAAATGCTTCAGAGGGCCAAAAGGCATTTTACCAAATTCAGGATCCTGGCACATACACTCAGTTGGTTCTCGAGACTGCAGTTATCGAAATACTTTCCCTTCCCATATCTGCCTCTCAGATAGTACAATCACTTGTTCAAATTGTTGTTAATATACAACCAACCTTGATCCAGTCCAGCAATGCTCTTCATGGTGGTTCAAACAGTGTAGGGCAAGGTTCAGTGTTGCCAACATCACCTTCAGGGGGAAGCACAGATTCCTTAGGTGCAAGCAGATCAACTCCTTCAGTTTCTGGAATAAATACCTCTAATTTTGCTTCTCGAAGTGGCTATACATGCCAACAGCTGTCTTGCTTGTTAATTCAAGCTTGTGGCCTCCTACTGGCTCAGCTTCCTTCTGATTTTCACTCACAACTGTACTTGGAGACAACACGTATTATAAAAGAGAACTGGTGGCTTAAGGATGGGACAAGGTCACTTGGGGAAATAGACTCTGCTGTTGGCTATGCTTTATTGGATCCAACATGGGCTGCACAGGACAATACCTCCACAGCCATTG GGAATGTGGTGGCCTTGCTTCATTCCTTCTTCAGTAACCTTCCACAAGAATGGCTTGAAGGGACCAATGTTATTATCAAGCAACTTCGGCCAGTAACATCAGTCGCAATGTTGAGGATAGCATTCCGTGTAATGGGACCACTCCTTCCAAAACTTGCCAATGCTCATGCACTTTTCAACAAG ACCCTCTCATCACTACTAACTATATTAGTGGATGTATTTGGGAAAAACTCCCAGACATCAATTGCCGTTGATGCATCAGACATAGCAGATATCATTGACTTCCT CCATCATGTTGTCCATTACGAGGGACAGGGAGGGCCTGTGCAGGCTAGCAGCAAACCACGACCGGAGGTTTTGGCTCTCATTGGAAGGGCATCAGAGAGTTTACGTCCAGACATTCAGCATTTGCTTTCACACCTAAATCCTGATGTCAATTCCTCTGTGTATGCAGCATTTCATCCCAAGTTAGCTCAGAATCCAACTTAG